A stretch of Streptomyces vietnamensis DNA encodes these proteins:
- a CDS encoding ScbR family autoregulator-binding transcription factor yields MAQQARAIKTRQAILQSAAAVFAERGYERTTIGEILVRAGVTKGALYFHFASKEDLALGVLDAQMLDVPLTPQAIKLQELADQAFLLAHRLQRDALVRASVALALDSGATGVDRVAPFQAWIDQVSEILMVAKAQGELLVHVNVTDTASLFSGAFSGVQAMSQILCDRNDLIHRVAVLLQHFMPSICAPALLTGLHLTEDYAKELGAEYEANRRRRDEMNSAETPH; encoded by the coding sequence TTGGCGCAGCAAGCGCGTGCAATCAAGACCCGGCAGGCGATCCTGCAATCGGCCGCGGCCGTCTTCGCCGAGCGGGGCTACGAGCGCACGACCATCGGAGAGATCCTGGTGCGCGCCGGGGTGACCAAGGGGGCTCTGTACTTCCACTTTGCTTCCAAGGAAGACCTCGCCCTCGGCGTGCTCGACGCGCAGATGCTCGACGTGCCGCTGACACCGCAGGCGATCAAGCTCCAGGAGCTCGCGGACCAGGCCTTCCTGCTCGCCCACCGGCTGCAGCGCGACGCCCTCGTGCGGGCGAGCGTCGCCCTGGCCCTGGACAGCGGTGCCACCGGCGTCGACCGGGTCGCCCCGTTCCAGGCCTGGATCGACCAGGTCTCGGAGATCCTGATGGTCGCGAAGGCGCAGGGCGAGCTGCTCGTCCACGTCAATGTGACGGACACGGCCTCGCTCTTCTCGGGCGCCTTCTCCGGAGTCCAGGCGATGTCCCAGATCCTGTGCGACCGCAACGATCTGATCCATCGCGTCGCGGTCCTTCTCCAGCACTTCATGCCGAGCATCTGTGCGCCGGCCCTGCTGACCGGACTCCACCTGACCGAGGATTACGCGAAGGAGCTCGGCGCGGAATACGAGGCGAACCGGCGCCGCAGGGACGAGATGAACTCCGCGGAAACTCCCCATTAA
- a CDS encoding ScbA/BarX family gamma-butyrolactone biosynthesis protein, translating to MDQNLRGATACVPGEFVHRADPADIIPTGWTQLTENRFSVSAHWPAAHPFFSPVAGDRHDPVLVAETIRQTTMLVAHAEFGVPVEDQFVMWGLHYTADAEALAVSGLSSDVTVDVICSDLDSRRGSLRNLRTTMVLTRDGRHLATGGTLARCTSALAYRRIRGERMAALDRPVPLIPGVAPELVGREHSKDVVLAPGTRPGQWRLRVNTAHPTLFRRPNDHVPGMVLLEAARQAVTAALGGRAYLPTDMAISFSRYVELDSPCWIETEILPGHDPEATTVRVTGLQDGEPVFLSTLTSPSRALAVAGAGLGTRLTG from the coding sequence ATGGATCAGAACCTTCGAGGAGCGACGGCGTGCGTCCCCGGGGAGTTCGTGCACCGAGCGGATCCCGCGGACATCATCCCCACGGGCTGGACCCAGCTGACGGAGAACCGGTTCTCCGTCTCCGCGCACTGGCCTGCCGCACATCCCTTCTTCTCTCCGGTGGCAGGGGACCGCCACGACCCCGTACTGGTGGCCGAGACGATACGCCAGACCACCATGCTCGTCGCTCACGCCGAATTCGGGGTACCCGTCGAGGATCAGTTCGTCATGTGGGGCCTCCACTACACGGCCGACGCCGAGGCGCTCGCCGTCAGCGGCCTCTCCTCCGACGTCACCGTCGACGTCATCTGCTCCGATCTCGACAGCCGCCGCGGCAGCCTGCGGAACCTGCGCACGACCATGGTGCTCACCCGCGACGGCCGGCACCTCGCCACCGGCGGCACCCTGGCCCGCTGCACCTCCGCCCTCGCCTACCGCAGGATCCGGGGCGAGCGGATGGCCGCACTCGACCGGCCCGTCCCGCTGATACCGGGCGTGGCACCGGAACTCGTCGGCCGCGAGCACAGCAAGGACGTCGTCCTCGCCCCGGGGACCCGTCCCGGCCAGTGGCGGCTGCGCGTCAACACCGCCCACCCCACCCTCTTCCGGCGCCCGAACGACCACGTGCCCGGCATGGTGCTCCTCGAAGCCGCCCGGCAGGCGGTGACGGCGGCCCTCGGAGGCAGGGCCTACCTGCCCACCGACATGGCCATCTCCTTCTCGCGGTACGTCGAACTCGACAGCCCCTGCTGGATCGAGACCGAGATCCTGCCCGGCCACGACCCCGAGGCGACCACCGTCCGGGTCACCGGCCTGCAGGACGGCGAGCCCGTCTTCCTCAGCACGCTCACCTCCCCGTCCCGGGCCCTGGCGGTGGCCGGAGCCGGCCTCGGCACCCGCCTGACGGGCTGA